In Dyadobacter subterraneus, a single genomic region encodes these proteins:
- a CDS encoding response regulator: MGKDAILYVGGDVDDKYLVASALSEIGCGSEVINFENGYQLINYLRETDERPFFILCDLNIPQISGLELKEKINADEQLKKRSIPFIFLSDSVNPKDVDEAYLSLVQGFYLKPPTFEALKDQLSFICGYWERAILPGRYNWRT, translated from the coding sequence ATGGGAAAAGATGCCATACTTTATGTTGGGGGAGATGTTGACGACAAATATCTCGTTGCGAGTGCCCTGTCTGAGATCGGCTGCGGAAGCGAGGTCATAAATTTTGAAAATGGGTACCAGCTAATAAATTATCTGAGAGAGACAGACGAAAGGCCCTTTTTTATTCTTTGTGATTTAAATATCCCTCAAATCTCCGGACTTGAGCTTAAAGAAAAAATTAATGCTGACGAGCAGTTAAAGAAGCGCTCAATACCGTTTATTTTTCTTTCAGACTCAGTGAATCCAAAGGATGTGGACGAAGCTTACCTTTCACTTGTACAAGGTTTTTATTTGAAACCTCCCACTTTTGAAGCCTTAAAAGATCAGTTATCTTTTATTTGTGGATACTGGGAAAGAGCTATTTTACCGGGCCGATATAATTGGAGAACATAG
- a CDS encoding DUF4142 domain-containing protein, whose product MKIASTFMTLATITMLWSCGSKSTETTDTTEFADSTNKATADSAATDSASSAMEDDAKFAVEAANGGLAEVALSKIAEEKATDPKVKEFAKQMIKDHSKANDELKKLAESKNITLPSAPNEEKQKAAADLGGKNGSDFDKAYISQMKKDHEQTVKLFEDAQKDVKDSELKAFIDKTLPVIKAHTEHVKSLDKTK is encoded by the coding sequence ATGAAAATTGCATCAACATTCATGACATTAGCTACCATTACCATGTTATGGAGCTGCGGGTCCAAATCGACCGAAACAACAGATACAACCGAGTTTGCCGACAGTACAAACAAGGCGACCGCTGACAGTGCTGCTACCGACTCGGCATCTTCCGCCATGGAAGACGACGCTAAATTTGCAGTAGAAGCAGCCAATGGCGGGCTTGCCGAAGTTGCATTAAGCAAAATCGCTGAGGAAAAAGCGACTGATCCGAAAGTGAAAGAATTTGCTAAGCAAATGATAAAAGACCATTCGAAAGCAAATGACGAGCTTAAAAAGCTTGCAGAGAGCAAAAATATTACCCTGCCTTCTGCTCCAAATGAGGAAAAGCAAAAGGCAGCTGCGGATCTTGGCGGCAAGAATGGAAGCGATTTTGACAAAGCTTATATATCGCAGATGAAAAAAGATCACGAGCAAACAGTGAAACTTTTTGAAGACGCGCAGAAAGATGTGAAAGACTCTGAACTGAAAGCTTTCATTGACAAGACTTTACCAGTCATCAAGGCGCATACCGAACATGTAAAAAGTCTTGATAAGACCAAATAG
- a CDS encoding winged helix-turn-helix transcriptional regulator, giving the protein MRKETSTNALNEKMINDSCGMAYTLGVLGGRWKPAILCRLMHGTMRYGELKKLIEGISERMLVTQLRELESDGIVRRKVFPEVPPRVEYEMTELGLSMRSVIAAMSDWGNMHRALGEQGVGV; this is encoded by the coding sequence ATGAGAAAAGAGACTTCCACTAATGCTTTGAATGAAAAGATGATCAACGATAGCTGCGGTATGGCTTACACGCTGGGCGTATTAGGGGGGCGGTGGAAGCCCGCGATCCTTTGCCGCCTTATGCACGGGACCATGCGTTACGGCGAGCTTAAAAAATTAATCGAAGGTATCTCCGAAAGAATGCTCGTGACCCAGCTGCGTGAACTGGAAAGCGACGGCATTGTGCGCCGGAAAGTTTTTCCGGAGGTGCCACCTCGCGTCGAATATGAAATGACCGAACTTGGGCTTTCTATGCGATCGGTTATCGCCGCCATGTCAGATTGGGGCAATATGCACCGCGCTTTGGGTGAGCAAGGGGTTGGGGTTTGA
- a CDS encoding helix-turn-helix transcriptional regulator has protein sequence MSNQIVAPDGDHFLKAFACTVGSPVENGRVVIPESYGNGYVMGVLFGNYLRLIVRHYSLHDDLLIKRQSFNVPDTMIQIAISGILKEDQPVAADVQHKTLPSVAISTQGLDSELHIPRGINFNLIKLAVDPAYLRELLAGEAENLVVKTLIENRQPLVFEELVSLRLQEIVLEMISTQVPVSLQRFYYKVKAEELICCLLMELTKRQDHSLHSINAADLKALYTVRDQLIGNLAQAPPLVELAKSVGMSLSKLKRLFKQVFGCGPYSYYQTRRMKEAASLLQDNQRSVSEVGYALGFSNLSHFSRVFEEHVGMKPKKFSSF, from the coding sequence ATGTCTAACCAAATCGTTGCTCCCGATGGAGATCACTTTCTGAAAGCATTCGCGTGCACAGTTGGAAGTCCTGTCGAAAATGGACGTGTGGTAATCCCAGAGTCTTATGGCAATGGGTATGTCATGGGCGTCCTGTTCGGCAATTATCTTCGGCTAATCGTAAGGCATTATTCGCTGCATGATGATCTTCTGATTAAACGGCAAAGCTTTAATGTGCCTGACACGATGATTCAGATTGCTATAAGCGGTATTCTGAAAGAAGATCAGCCGGTGGCAGCAGATGTACAGCACAAAACCCTTCCATCCGTTGCAATCAGCACGCAGGGTTTAGATTCTGAGCTGCACATTCCACGCGGTATTAACTTTAACCTAATTAAACTGGCGGTAGATCCTGCCTACCTTCGGGAACTTCTGGCTGGCGAAGCTGAAAATTTAGTGGTGAAGACACTAATTGAAAACCGCCAGCCTCTTGTTTTTGAAGAGCTTGTCTCATTGCGGCTTCAGGAGATAGTCCTGGAGATGATCAGTACACAGGTCCCAGTATCGTTGCAACGTTTCTATTACAAGGTCAAAGCGGAAGAATTGATATGTTGTCTGTTAATGGAGCTTACCAAGCGGCAGGATCATAGCCTCCATTCGATCAACGCTGCCGATTTGAAAGCCTTGTATACAGTAAGGGATCAATTAATTGGTAATCTTGCCCAGGCGCCGCCGCTTGTAGAACTGGCAAAGTCTGTCGGTATGAGTTTATCCAAGTTAAAGCGGCTTTTCAAACAGGTCTTTGGCTGCGGTCCTTACAGTTATTATCAAACAAGAAGAATGAAAGAAGCTGCTTCTTTACTGCAAGACAACCAACGCTCAGTAAGTGAAGTAGGCTATGCGCTGGGTTTTAGTAACCTGAGTCATTTCAGCCGGGTGTTTGAAGAGCACGTTGGCATGAAACCTAAAAAATTCTCTTCGTTTTAA
- a CDS encoding SDR family oxidoreductase gives MKLRNSTVLITGGTSGIGLEFARQLLDQGANVIVTGRDLNKLTQTKKQYPQINIIQSDINNPKAIEALANQVTGQFPELNIIINNAGIMNCVELLDERVNLDNITSEIDTNFIGTIRMIHQFLPHLMTKTSSAVINVTSGLAYIPFITSPIYCATKAGIHIYSQALRHQLKKTAVKVFEVAPPKTDKPMQTAVAESGDRNVMKIDKVVSIAIQGILNDRFEINPGIANLMKWMSRIAPGFFTNLINTNIEKARMKNP, from the coding sequence GTGAAACTAAGAAACAGCACAGTCCTGATCACAGGAGGCACAAGTGGAATTGGTCTTGAATTTGCAAGACAGTTACTCGATCAGGGAGCAAATGTTATTGTTACGGGAAGAGACCTTAACAAACTGACCCAAACCAAAAAACAATACCCCCAAATCAATATTATTCAAAGTGATATCAATAATCCCAAAGCCATTGAAGCGCTGGCTAATCAGGTGACCGGACAATTTCCTGAGCTTAATATCATTATCAATAATGCTGGCATAATGAATTGTGTTGAGCTGCTGGATGAGCGTGTTAATCTGGATAATATTACCAGCGAGATTGACACTAATTTTATAGGTACCATCCGGATGATCCACCAGTTTCTGCCCCATTTAATGACAAAAACATCCTCGGCGGTCATCAATGTCACATCGGGTTTAGCTTATATTCCCTTTATTACCTCACCCATATATTGCGCAACAAAAGCGGGAATTCATATCTATTCACAAGCCCTAAGACACCAGCTGAAAAAGACGGCCGTAAAGGTTTTTGAAGTGGCTCCTCCTAAAACCGACAAACCTATGCAAACGGCTGTTGCTGAAAGCGGTGACAGAAACGTAATGAAAATAGATAAAGTGGTAAGCATTGCAATCCAAGGAATATTAAACGATAGGTTTGAAATCAATCCGGGCATTGCAAATCTGATGAAATGGATGAGCCGGATTGCGCCGGGTTTCTTCACGAACCTGATAAACACAAATATAGAAAAGGCCAGGATGAAAAACCCTTGA
- a CDS encoding SDR family NAD(P)-dependent oxidoreductase, which translates to MKKLENKIALVTGGSRGIGAAIVRRLAADGAKVAFTYTSSADKAKALAAEINAGGGNALAIAADNVKPEAVIEAVRTTVQTFGGLDILVSNAGVYIGKDFGEHTIEDYDQVMDVNVKAVFVAALEAVKHLKSGGRIITIGSNMADNALSAQTTLYTMSKSALQGLTRGLARDLGPKGITVTLVQPGPVNTDMNPADSELANILRSKMAIPAYGTGEDIAGLVSFLASEEGKYITGSWVTIDGGLNA; encoded by the coding sequence ATGAAAAAGTTAGAAAACAAGATAGCATTGGTAACTGGCGGCAGCAGAGGAATCGGGGCAGCCATTGTGCGCAGACTGGCGGCCGATGGCGCAAAAGTAGCCTTTACCTACACCAGCTCGGCCGATAAAGCCAAAGCGTTAGCAGCCGAAATCAATGCCGGCGGTGGCAATGCCCTGGCTATTGCTGCGGATAATGTCAAACCAGAAGCGGTCATTGAGGCAGTCCGCACAACAGTGCAGACCTTCGGTGGGCTGGATATTCTGGTTAGCAATGCTGGCGTGTACATCGGAAAAGATTTTGGTGAACATACCATTGAAGACTATGACCAGGTAATGGATGTTAATGTAAAAGCCGTATTTGTAGCTGCCCTTGAAGCAGTCAAGCATCTGAAAAGCGGTGGACGGATCATTACTATTGGCAGCAATATGGCTGACAATGCGCTGAGCGCGCAAACCACTTTGTACACCATGAGCAAATCGGCGCTTCAAGGCTTGACCCGCGGGCTGGCCCGCGACCTTGGCCCGAAGGGAATCACGGTAACGCTCGTGCAGCCCGGCCCGGTCAATACAGACATGAACCCCGCTGACAGCGAGCTGGCCAACATCCTCCGCAGCAAAATGGCGATCCCGGCTTACGGCACAGGAGAAGACATTGCCGGACTTGTCTCTTTTCTTGCCAGTGAGGAAGGAAAATATATTACCGGCTCGTGGGTTACCATTGACGGAGGACTGAATGCATAA
- a CDS encoding glycosyl hydrolase, whose translation MRKIFILALIFPAFLMAQPSSFLTGFQSPPNAAKPRVWWHWMNGNITKEGITKDLEWMNRVGIGGFQNFDANFATPQLTAKKLVFMTPEWKDAFRHTTDLAKKLQLEMTIAASPGWSVTGGPWVAAADAMKKYVWSETRIVGGQAFFGKLPEPAKNAGKFQNVPVAGDILGGPVGPLPSYYADAAVIAYRVPAAERSLNALNPKITSSGGSFSLAELTDGDLAKTTTLPPMEVGQDMWIQYAFDTPQTVKAFTIVGASSGGALAEFNGSPDNRSLKVSDDGTTFRDVVMIKGSMVPQNTISIQSTTAKYFRFTFKTLPAPFNPFADMTGGSQQTPKPEGVQVAEIALYNTDRIDLFEEKAGFAAWKENTQTLVKKDADAIAAEDVIDLTSKMTADGSLNWTAPAGNWVVVRMGYSITGRQNHPASPEATGLEVDKLDKAAVRKYIETYLDMYKDATGGQMGKEGLTHMVLDSYEAGLMTWTKDMPGQFKKHRGYEIIPWLPVLTGRIVKSAEASEKFLWDFRKTIGELIVENHYEVIGEALHARGMKRYTEAHENGRVYLADGMDVKRLADIPMSAMWTPGSLAGGSDEEVRSEADIREAASVAHIYGQNLVAAESMTSIGNAFSWHPEKLKRTADLEMASGLNRFVVHTSVHQPLDDKKPGVTLGPFGQYFTRQETWAEQARVWMDYLGRSCYLLQQGKPVVDVLYYYGENNNITQINAQKLPAIPAGYEFDFANATVIKSALKIENGRIVTTTGQQYRLLVLDSTAKYMTLPVLKKLGELVGAGMKVAGTKPEISPSLSDNAQEVSALIEKIWGNAGVSTKPVEAVLNEMGIKKDVDISGAKAKILYVHRQTADADIYWLDNRSDDENQATVSFRVTGKAPELWNPQTGKTEKVSYQMKHGRTIIQLKFESWGAYFIIFGNKTAVASYTKPAEAESEIAAVKGDWKVAFQQGRGAPAQVVLNKLSPLSEQTDPGIKYFSGSATYENVITLPGASRNASYILDLGDVKNIAEVTVNGKQMGTVWKKPYRIDVSGALKPGSNSVSIKVTNLWVNRLIGDAQAGVTSKITYTTMPFYKADSPLLPSGLLGPVRVMEVKIKKSK comes from the coding sequence ATGAGAAAGATATTTATTCTTGCCTTGATTTTTCCTGCCTTTTTGATGGCGCAGCCGTCTTCTTTCTTAACCGGTTTTCAAAGTCCGCCCAATGCGGCCAAGCCCCGTGTCTGGTGGCACTGGATGAATGGAAATATCACCAAGGAGGGAATAACAAAAGATCTGGAATGGATGAACAGGGTTGGAATAGGCGGGTTTCAGAATTTCGACGCAAATTTTGCCACACCACAGTTAACAGCTAAAAAATTGGTGTTTATGACCCCGGAATGGAAAGACGCATTCAGGCACACCACGGATCTGGCCAAAAAATTACAGTTGGAAATGACCATTGCTGCCTCCCCGGGCTGGAGTGTGACTGGTGGCCCCTGGGTCGCGGCGGCTGATGCGATGAAAAAATATGTGTGGAGTGAAACCAGGATTGTAGGAGGACAAGCATTTTTCGGAAAACTTCCGGAGCCGGCCAAAAATGCAGGCAAGTTTCAGAATGTGCCGGTGGCAGGAGATATTCTAGGAGGCCCGGTAGGACCGCTTCCTTCTTATTATGCCGATGCTGCCGTGATTGCCTACCGGGTTCCTGCGGCTGAAAGATCATTGAATGCATTAAACCCAAAAATTACTTCAAGCGGTGGCAGTTTTAGTTTGGCAGAGCTGACCGATGGCGATCTTGCCAAAACAACGACTCTGCCTCCCATGGAAGTCGGGCAGGACATGTGGATTCAGTACGCTTTTGATACGCCGCAAACCGTTAAGGCTTTCACGATCGTAGGCGCCAGCAGCGGTGGGGCCTTGGCCGAATTTAATGGCTCTCCTGACAACAGGAGCCTGAAAGTAAGCGATGACGGAACCACTTTCCGGGATGTGGTCATGATTAAAGGAAGTATGGTTCCACAAAACACGATCAGCATTCAAAGTACGACCGCAAAGTATTTTAGGTTTACGTTTAAGACATTGCCAGCTCCTTTCAATCCGTTTGCGGATATGACAGGTGGCAGTCAACAGACGCCAAAACCCGAAGGCGTTCAGGTAGCTGAAATTGCGCTTTATAATACAGACCGGATCGATTTATTTGAGGAAAAAGCAGGTTTTGCCGCCTGGAAAGAAAATACGCAGACTTTGGTTAAGAAGGATGCAGATGCTATTGCGGCCGAAGATGTCATAGACCTGACTTCAAAAATGACTGCTGATGGAAGTTTGAACTGGACGGCACCGGCAGGAAACTGGGTCGTTGTGCGCATGGGTTACTCAATCACCGGCAGACAAAACCACCCGGCTTCTCCTGAGGCCACGGGCCTGGAAGTTGACAAGCTCGATAAGGCCGCGGTAAGAAAATATATAGAAACCTACCTTGACATGTATAAGGATGCAACCGGCGGGCAGATGGGTAAAGAAGGACTGACGCACATGGTTTTGGATAGCTATGAAGCGGGTCTGATGACCTGGACGAAAGATATGCCCGGGCAGTTTAAAAAACACCGCGGCTATGAGATCATACCCTGGCTCCCTGTTCTGACGGGCCGCATTGTAAAGAGCGCGGAAGCAAGCGAAAAATTTCTCTGGGATTTTCGTAAAACGATAGGGGAGCTCATTGTTGAAAACCACTACGAGGTAATCGGTGAGGCGCTGCACGCTCGTGGCATGAAACGATATACAGAAGCGCATGAGAACGGGCGGGTTTATTTGGCCGACGGAATGGATGTCAAACGTCTTGCCGATATTCCTATGTCTGCCATGTGGACGCCGGGCAGTCTGGCGGGTGGTTCGGATGAGGAGGTAAGAAGCGAGGCGGACATTAGGGAAGCAGCTTCGGTGGCCCATATTTACGGTCAAAATCTGGTTGCTGCTGAGTCTATGACTTCTATCGGCAATGCATTTAGCTGGCATCCGGAAAAATTAAAGCGCACGGCTGATCTTGAAATGGCCAGCGGATTGAACCGTTTTGTAGTGCATACCTCGGTACATCAGCCGCTTGATGACAAAAAACCAGGTGTAACACTTGGGCCGTTCGGACAATATTTTACAAGGCAAGAGACCTGGGCCGAGCAGGCCAGGGTATGGATGGATTATCTGGGCCGCAGCTGCTATCTGTTGCAGCAGGGCAAACCTGTTGTGGATGTACTTTATTACTACGGTGAAAACAATAATATAACCCAGATTAACGCGCAGAAACTACCGGCCATACCTGCCGGATACGAATTTGATTTTGCTAATGCAACTGTTATTAAAAGTGCGCTCAAAATAGAAAACGGAAGGATCGTGACCACAACCGGACAGCAGTACAGACTTCTGGTACTGGATTCGACCGCAAAGTATATGACATTACCGGTGCTGAAAAAATTGGGAGAGCTCGTTGGCGCTGGTATGAAAGTAGCCGGAACAAAACCTGAAATTTCGCCAAGTCTGAGCGATAATGCACAGGAAGTTTCAGCTTTAATCGAAAAAATCTGGGGTAATGCAGGTGTTTCAACCAAGCCGGTGGAAGCTGTGCTAAATGAAATGGGCATCAAAAAAGATGTCGATATTTCAGGAGCCAAAGCAAAAATCCTATATGTGCACCGCCAGACTGCTGATGCGGATATCTATTGGCTGGATAACCGCAGTGACGATGAAAATCAGGCTACGGTAAGCTTCCGGGTGACTGGTAAAGCGCCCGAGCTGTGGAACCCGCAGACAGGCAAGACCGAAAAGGTCTCTTATCAGATGAAACACGGCCGCACCATAATTCAGCTCAAATTTGAGTCCTGGGGAGCTTATTTTATCATTTTTGGAAATAAAACTGCCGTGGCTTCCTATACCAAACCCGCAGAAGCAGAATCCGAAATTGCGGCTGTTAAAGGTGATTGGAAGGTTGCTTTTCAGCAGGGCAGAGGAGCGCCAGCACAAGTCGTCCTAAACAAGCTATCGCCGCTTTCAGAGCAAACTGATCCGGGCATTAAATACTTTTCTGGCAGTGCGACCTATGAAAATGTAATCACATTGCCTGGCGCTAGTAGGAACGCCTCCTACATCCTTGATCTGGGTGATGTGAAAAATATTGCAGAGGTTACTGTCAATGGAAAACAGATGGGCACAGTATGGAAGAAACCTTACCGAATCGATGTCTCAGGCGCACTAAAACCAGGCAGCAACTCGGTATCAATCAAGGTAACAAATTTATGGGTAAACCGCCTGATAGGCGATGCGCAGGCCGGTGTAACCAGTAAAATAACCTATACGACCATGCCATTTTACAAAGCCGATTCACCACTACTGCCATCTGGCTTGCTGGGTCCGGTGCGCGTCATGGAAGTCAAAATAAAGAAGTCAAAATAG
- a CDS encoding NAD(P)H-binding protein has translation MIFITAATGSIGSELCRLLAGENIPSRVMYRREGQQTRFQNLSLQAVQADFDDADSMQQAMQECDKLFLLTAPDQKHAEREIAIIDLAVSLGFQHIVKVSTANTNQSSKLAYARSHAQIDAYLRNQSIDWTILRPTGFMQNFLEYAHPIGKGILPHMLGEGQIGYIDLRDIALVAKHVLIQTAHTKATYYLTGPAPMTAAQVACELTTGLGSAIQAVNQSEAETRKALVYSGLDAWHIDALIEQFKIGANGGEIDVTGEVARITGQAPRTFAQFVSEYKKQFLNH, from the coding sequence ATGATCTTTATCACAGCAGCAACCGGAAGTATCGGCTCTGAATTGTGCCGTTTACTGGCAGGAGAAAATATACCCAGCCGTGTTATGTACCGGAGAGAAGGGCAGCAAACCCGCTTTCAGAATTTGAGTTTACAGGCTGTGCAGGCTGATTTTGATGATGCAGATTCAATGCAGCAGGCTATGCAGGAGTGTGACAAGTTATTTCTTCTCACCGCGCCAGATCAAAAGCACGCTGAGCGGGAAATTGCCATCATTGATCTGGCCGTTTCGCTGGGGTTTCAACATATCGTTAAGGTTTCGACAGCCAATACAAACCAAAGTTCGAAGTTAGCCTACGCCCGGTCCCATGCTCAGATCGATGCTTATTTGCGCAATCAATCCATCGACTGGACCATTTTGAGGCCAACTGGGTTTATGCAGAATTTTTTGGAATATGCGCACCCGATCGGAAAGGGAATTTTGCCGCATATGCTTGGCGAGGGGCAAATTGGTTATATCGATCTAAGGGATATCGCCCTGGTCGCAAAACATGTACTTATACAAACAGCTCACACCAAAGCGACCTATTATCTTACAGGACCAGCGCCGATGACAGCAGCGCAGGTTGCCTGCGAGTTAACAACAGGTTTAGGCAGTGCAATACAAGCAGTCAACCAGTCAGAGGCTGAAACGCGAAAAGCCCTGGTTTACAGCGGACTTGACGCCTGGCATATAGATGCCTTGATCGAGCAGTTCAAAATCGGAGCCAACGGCGGTGAAATTGATGTGACCGGGGAAGTGGCGCGCATAACCGGTCAAGCACCAAGAACATTCGCGCAGTTTGTCAGCGAGTATAAAAAGCAGTTTTTAAACCATTAA
- a CDS encoding response regulator: MHTKKKIYFADDDFDDRLLLKNALTAIDSNLEFFEADNGDELLTILNTVDLKNDCMIILDMNMPKLNGLETLKQLGANSSLQVVPAIMITTSQDPNLFQTAKRLGAVDCFTKPVNMDDLLVLARKILLRFSRPDQAGCTDLSVIDQLNTKRVSIF; encoded by the coding sequence ATGCATACAAAAAAGAAGATCTACTTTGCTGACGATGATTTCGATGATCGTTTACTGTTAAAGAATGCCCTAACTGCAATTGACTCGAATTTAGAATTTTTCGAAGCAGATAATGGAGATGAACTTCTGACTATACTAAACACTGTGGATCTAAAGAATGACTGTATGATCATCCTGGACATGAACATGCCCAAATTAAACGGACTTGAAACACTTAAACAATTAGGTGCCAATTCGTCCCTGCAAGTGGTCCCTGCAATTATGATCACCACCTCTCAGGATCCCAACTTATTTCAAACAGCTAAAAGACTAGGTGCGGTAGATTGTTTTACAAAGCCGGTTAACATGGATGATCTGTTGGTCTTGGCACGCAAGATTTTACTTCGTTTCAGTAGACCAGATCAAGCAGGCTGTACTGATTTATCCGTTATCGATCAACTAAACACAAAAAGAGTTTCCATCTTTTAG
- a CDS encoding DUF429 domain-containing protein: protein MLKIQEHSKIIGIDLTGSESKPSGFCLLENALAITRKVRADQQILELVDHFNPDVVSIDSPLSLPFGRISPFDDDPGRNLYGINRSCERQLLARGIRSYPPLIPSMQKLTQRGIKLADALRTKGFTVIESFPGGAQDILGIPRKSKGLEQLKNGLSLLGISGEYIQAKVSHDEIDAITCALVGLFFLRGQFEALGNEQEGYLIVPRL from the coding sequence TTGCTGAAAATTCAGGAACATTCAAAAATTATCGGGATCGATCTGACAGGTTCCGAAAGCAAACCTTCGGGGTTTTGCTTGCTTGAAAATGCCCTGGCCATTACCCGGAAGGTCAGGGCGGACCAGCAGATACTCGAACTTGTTGATCATTTTAATCCGGATGTTGTTTCCATAGATTCTCCTTTGTCCCTGCCTTTCGGCAGGATTTCCCCATTTGATGATGATCCTGGCAGAAATCTTTACGGCATCAACCGCTCGTGTGAGAGGCAACTTCTTGCACGTGGAATAAGATCTTACCCTCCTTTGATTCCCAGTATGCAAAAGCTAACACAGAGAGGAATAAAGCTTGCAGATGCCCTGAGAACCAAAGGCTTCACAGTTATTGAAAGTTTTCCTGGCGGAGCTCAGGACATTCTTGGAATCCCAAGGAAAAGCAAGGGGCTTGAACAGCTGAAAAATGGACTGAGCTTGCTTGGCATTTCGGGTGAATATATTCAGGCCAAGGTGTCTCACGATGAAATTGATGCGATAACCTGCGCTTTGGTTGGACTTTTCTTTTTACGCGGACAATTTGAAGCATTAGGTAATGAGCAGGAAGGATATTTGATTGTTCCCAGGTTGTAA
- a CDS encoding DUF6640 family protein — translation MKALSIGKVLITLVAIWATAGSYIFDWNHTHIYNPAWPPHAKFHNAQTMLLGTIIGLSSIWVLWSVKADAYYRLRIASALASYYWITQAGSLLFPGTALVDPQFAYLGQAPAQIIVDIVMLLMLTIGFTLEKKRISSNARL, via the coding sequence ATGAAAGCCTTGTCAATTGGTAAAGTCCTAATTACACTGGTAGCTATCTGGGCAACAGCCGGTTCCTACATCTTTGACTGGAATCATACCCATATTTATAATCCGGCCTGGCCGCCTCATGCTAAATTTCATAATGCCCAGACAATGTTGCTGGGTACGATCATAGGATTAAGCTCAATTTGGGTCTTATGGTCTGTGAAAGCTGATGCTTACTACAGGCTCCGGATTGCTTCGGCCCTGGCCAGCTACTACTGGATTACTCAGGCTGGCTCTCTTTTATTTCCGGGTACTGCTCTGGTGGACCCGCAATTCGCTTATTTAGGTCAGGCGCCGGCTCAAATCATTGTGGACATTGTCATGCTGTTAATGCTGACCATCGGTTTCACACTGGAAAAAAAACGAATATCATCTAATGCACGGTTATAG
- a CDS encoding helix-turn-helix domain-containing protein, whose amino-acid sequence MKDSTAHMHYVSREISPEQFIAEHTFVYIIKGLMNTYDGSKHQVLKAGDCCIGRKNRLVRYNKAKVNDELEKVFVFFDEAFLRQFQDRYKWQVTKFESSETLIGIKGNDLLPTYIQSLLPYYSHLKIAEPFADVKREELLLILLKSQPELAGLLFNYGTPEKINIEEFMNRNFKFNVSLERFAYLTGRSLSAFKRDFKETFGDSPSRWLVRRRLQEAYFLIEQKKHKSSDIYLDLGFETLQHFSSAFKKQFGMTPTQLAN is encoded by the coding sequence ATGAAAGATTCAACGGCACATATGCACTACGTCAGCAGGGAAATTTCACCCGAGCAGTTCATTGCTGAACACACTTTCGTCTATATTATAAAAGGGCTGATGAATACCTATGATGGCAGCAAACATCAAGTGCTGAAAGCAGGTGATTGCTGTATCGGCAGAAAAAACCGACTGGTGCGCTACAACAAGGCAAAAGTAAACGATGAACTTGAAAAAGTGTTTGTATTTTTTGATGAAGCTTTCCTCAGACAGTTTCAAGACCGGTATAAGTGGCAGGTGACAAAATTTGAATCATCTGAAACGTTAATCGGTATTAAGGGAAATGATTTGCTGCCTACTTATATTCAATCATTATTACCCTATTATAGTCACCTTAAAATAGCTGAGCCATTTGCTGATGTGAAACGTGAGGAATTATTACTGATTTTATTGAAGTCGCAACCCGAATTAGCAGGCCTCTTGTTTAATTACGGAACTCCTGAAAAAATCAACATTGAAGAATTTATGAATCGTAATTTTAAATTTAATGTGAGCCTGGAACGCTTTGCCTATTTAACGGGAAGAAGTTTATCAGCCTTCAAACGTGATTTCAAGGAAACGTTCGGCGATTCACCCAGCCGCTGGCTTGTGCGTAGACGCCTGCAGGAAGCTTATTTTTTAATAGAACAAAAAAAACACAAATCATCGGACATTTACCTTGATCTGGGTTTTGAAACCCTACAGCACTTTTCGTCCGCCTTCAAAAAACAATTCGGGATGACGCCAACACAACTGGCTAACTGA